The Raphanus sativus cultivar WK10039 chromosome 2, ASM80110v3, whole genome shotgun sequence DNA segment ctcgggttgcccaaggaaacaccttctcacacgcacttttaatggccgcgtgccggtcagagactatcaccagaggcttgtcatgagatatacaactagccaattttgtgaaaaccattcccaagaaggttcatcttcagcatccacgatcccaaaagccaatgggaatatctgaaaattgccatcttgtgcggctgcaactaacataacacctccatactttccacttaggtgagttccatccaccacaatgacccttctctgatacttaaaacctttgatagaagctccaaagagagaaatagatacttaaatcttttctcagaatcaagttctatagccgtgatagaatcaggatttgcaatggagatttgctcgagatatgaaggcagacgcgaatacccttcttctgctgatcctctcaccaatttctgtgcatataacagtgctctgtatgaagtgtgtaatcaagcgtcatgccaaacatgttcttcattgcatcagtgatatgctgtggagttatcccatcaatgatcccaacacgatcaatgaaaagactaccaacatactttggagtacagtgtctccgctgagcgattcggtctccaattgagcataaatgtttttccacatactttgttacccaaaacgtgtttgacccatgtttcacactcgctctgatcttccatccacaaccgctaacccgacatattgccacaaggagagtttttgttgatttgtatattctgaaagaaaacctacccctcactgctgtcaaccgcagctctgaaagcagtgcatccttgctaacaaaactctggttgacatagatgctggtacaatccgattttcctccttcaatagcatttgtcttagcatatgtcttttcaatttcttcaaaacaaatattatcatcatcttcctcgtcctcatctagaacctttccataaagactgtaatccccaccattctgatccgttcaccaacaatagtgttatcagcatcctcctcccatTTTcccctccccattttcctcctccccatcttgattttcatcttcaacagactcattatcaccaacatcttcaaaacattcatcagcctcatcattatcaccaacatcttcttccattcaccagcttcatcattatcaccaacatcttcttcccattcaccagcttcatcattatcaccagcttcttctctttctctgaaaccgtttccaccttgctgcggcttgatacacaaagacatactctatgcgttttgagtatctcgagcaagtttcgaacttgtctatcacttgtaacatgaatgggaggactgcttggagtcatcatcatttctgctggtaatgagtagctaatctccacagtcactgatctcatgtccaggttataatcttcttgagccattgcaacaagttcagcatgtgttgaatcttcattcaataaaacaatcttgctcctttgagatcatcaaccacaaaatcccaacggaaatctctcaacaaccattctccatacactgcatgtaacttaaaaatcatctgcaaatattcaaaataaaacacattagtaaacatagagaaaatgaagaagttcaacaaacattatcgcagacgacttagatttaagtcgtccagaagacttaaaggtaagtcgtctaaagaggtcacttttgcaattgaaaattaaaagggacgacttaattctaagtcgtccggctttgtttgttaaaaaaaaaaattcagacgacttatatataagtcgtctacgaaaaacgggctagttttgcatttgaccgaatcgtgtcagatctttgactatttctggacgacttataaatcagtcgtctctggaaagtaaaaatttcaatattttattcaaactagacgacttacacgtaagtcgtcccaggttagttttgtaattgaaaaataaaacttgaaatttaactttctccagacgacttaactaaaagtcgtccagctagacgacttaatttaaggtcgtccgggataagcaaggtttggacgacttaattgggaaaattctggacgacttttgctttccccggacgactttaaattaagtcttctgacgggacgactttatattatgtcgtctggtaaaaattaaattatgaagttttatttttcaactacaaaactaacctaagacgacttacacgtaagtcgtctagtttaataaaatattgaaattttaactttccgagagacgactgaattataagtcgtccagaaatagtcaaagatctgacacgattcggtcaaatgcaaaactagcctgtttctcgtagacgacttatatataagtcgtctggactgttttttttcaccaaacaaagctggacgacttagtttaagtcgtccgtttgaccagaagactcatcagtaagtcttctacatacagatgacttacttgtaagtcttacgcgaacagattttgaaaaaaattcaaattcgtaccttcaactaggtgagatgactttgtttgcacacagggtcttctccaaccacccagaacctcaaacgaaagcaaccgtaagtcaaaacgaaagaaatatggctccaaacaatttgaatcaaaagcttcagttttttggatgaatatggagagaaagtgaaagaaatgttgtttttagttcataacaattgaaacagagagagtgtaaagagatttacgtgcattaaagggcattaaaagctccaaacagttcgtacaggTTGttccactattcatggcagtggcaatattgtaaatacttgagagaaaatgaggttgagacagtaaagaagccattttcgaaaaaaaaaaaaaaagggttaatggcattttcgtagataaaatgcagatgtggggttaaaaactcaaaaaaaaaatgagtcaaaagaaaaggttagtttctgtttgaattcaagttttgagtcacttttgcaataagccctaaGAAAAAACCCTAATCTCGTACTTCCTTGAGAAAGAAATAGTGGAATCAGCAAACGAGTCGACTCACCTCAACTGCCTCAGCCTCCGTCAACCACAACTATGTGTTGTTTAAGTTACTTACCATGAGGAATTGTCTTGAGTATCTTGGCTCGCATCCCTACGTCATACTAACCCCACGCTCTTGTCTGGTCTCCAAGAGCTTCCGCTCGCTAATCACTCCAAGGAGCTGGGCATGATGAGATCCTAATCTCGGAACCCGAGAGTCAGTGTTTATGTCTGCATACAATCGCGCACCCATCCTCGTGACCGTAGAGGTTTAGTCTGTGGACAAATCCCAATGATTGTAAACCCTTATTTATTGGACGACGAGAGACAAGTGTACCGGAAATTTTCTATTACCAGTGCCGTCCCTCTATTTTCCTCGCTTGCCAATATGCTATGAAACTGTTGGTTCGGAAACATACGAGATCGGAGGTCAAAACAAGCCCTACTCGTATGATGTTTGGGTCTACAATAGCTGATAGGCGAACGACGCAAAGCCCTAGCATGATGGTGGCTCGTAAGAATCCACTTACGTGCTCACTTGATGGGAAATTATATGTAATGGGAGGGTGTGAAGGAGATGATGAGTCTACGTATTGGGCTGAGGTTTTTGACCCAACAACTCAAACCTGGGAACCTTTACCGGATCCTGGCGTCGAGCTCCGGTCTCTTTAATTAAAAAGCTTCAGACTGAACCAGGAAAGTTTTATTGAGGAGCAATAATAACAGCTTTTGTTATCTTGTTAAGAATGTAGGTGGGAAGTTTGTCATGCAGACTTTGGTGAGAGTATCTGTATGATAGATGAGGTTATGTACTCTTATAAACAAGGGGAATGCTGGTGGTTGACACAAAGTGTCTAAAGTGGAGATTAGTGACAGGTTTGACTGAACTCTGTAAGAAATTTAGTCGTGAACTTGGCCGAGTGGAAATAGGAAGTTATGGTGGGAAACTCGTAATCTTTGGGTTGGTCCTGCGCTGTATCCTTTCCTTGGAACTTCCCGGATTTGGTGTGCTGTGATAtgcttaaaaaatattatgaacgTTATGGGGAAGTTCGGGGTCGAGTTGAATGGGCAGATATTGTGCTTACAGCCCTTGGTCACATACAGTACGCTTGCGTTGCGTGGAGTCGGTGCATTGATCAACAAGTATGCTTTTGCATTtaacctttgttttttttttaatacaagaTGATATTTATGAGAGTAGTTCTATAATAAGATAGTATATATGctgatttcttttatttttactgGCACTAATTGGATTTCTTTAATAGATATTAGTCCAAATTCTTTTCATGTAATCACAACACACATACATACCATAATCTTCAACTTCGACTTATCTTTCTCCTCTCCTTTTGTAgctttttgttttcctttttctttcagCCTTCTTCACCTTGTCTATGAGAAGGAGAGCAACAGCGTTAATACAACcttatttttttggaacacaAATACAACCTTCTTTATTCAAGGAAGAAACAACAACCTTCTTGTCAGAAAGCCCTAAGAAGAAACAAcagcaacaatttttaaacttaaaagaaaTTGCTTTATGTACTTGATATATGAATACTTGAATAGTCTTCTCCCTATAGGCAGCAAATCGTAAAAACCATGAATACATGCTGCAATATAGCCATTACTTACTGAGAAACCTCTAAGAATTGGGTTCAACCATGGGAAAgtgttttcattaaaaaaaagatattacaaTTTCCCTACTCACGCATGTGTGTGATCggtcaaaatatattaaacattcTTCTCCAtctatgtaaaagaaaaaacctATGAATGATAATAAGAGGAAGACCTTATCACCATGCAAAAACTAATTTTACTTGCTTTTTTCGATCTAGACAATGGAGGATTTGATTTTGGGGCACTGGACTAGAGAGATGGATACatgctctgtttctttttaTCACATATGCTCTTGTTTTAAAACCTCCGATAGCTTTAAAAAGTCTAGAACAAAGAAGCAGTCATTGTAAATGTTTGGATTGAAATAAATTTTCACattcattaaaagaaaagagGATTTGATTTTGGGCATTGACTAAGAAATTAAAGCAGTACGACCTATGGGTGAAcctgaagaaaaaaatgttcaaaCTGCTAATTGTATTGAAGGATCCTTCTACATGATCCAGTCAGTTCCATCCTATTTGGAGACCCTACATTCCTTCTGGCCCTATCGCGAGATCCATGAAGAATAACTTCAtcaactacaaaaaaaaaacttcatcaACTACAGCCACCACCATCCGATTTAAGCGGTGGATATTTGAAGAATATCTAACCTGTGGGTGAATATCGTAGATCGTGGCACATATATCATTGACAAGTTCATCTGTGATTTTTATCTAATGAACTACCTTTAATATTTATGTAGTTTTTTGAgtgttgttaattttttttatctaaaaacactGGTAAGTCTCAGAAATATGTAAAGTCTGTATAGTCTTCTTCCATGATTTGTTTTCTCTGTTCCTCTTTTTTTTAGGTTAAATTTGGAAAGGTCATTGGTTGACTAGATATTGGTCCAGAGTGAATGCTTCCAGAGGTGTGAAGTCTTCTTTTCATTATCCATGCATGTTGTTGTATAGCCAGGCCCGGCTTAAAAAGCAAATGGGCCCTGTGccttagtttttcttttctaaatcaaTGACAATTTAGAAATTAGAcctttaatatataaaactaaaaaaaaataagtccTAAATAGTAAggaaaaattgattaaaaatgtTGGACTCTGAGCATTTGCACCATGTGCATTACCCTAGAGCCGGCACTGTGTATAGCCCTTAAATTAGCCAGAGTCATGTGGACCGTCAATAGTGGCTTGTGGGGTTATGATTGGGAACGAATCTTCCTACTTGGAAGTAAAGAACATATTAATACATAATTACTACTAAACACAAGTTGAAACTGACTCTTTATGGATCCTAAAGTGATCAACATTTAGTGTGCTTGTGCGGTGTTGTTGTCCACCAACATTTCCAATATAAAGACACTAATTATCCATCATATACaactttgtaaatattaaaactagTAAATTCTcttttttgattctttttatttatatcctgTCAGCAGTGGAAGGTGCTTCTTCCACAAAATAAATGACAGTTTCTGACTTGTTAGTTTGGTGATCATCATGGTTCtgctttttttcttctgattttgTTAGTTTTTGGTCTTGGTCTTTGATTACAACTGCCACAAGTTGTTGCTGTCGCTTCTTTACTTTGTTCTTAGTGGCTGATATAGTCAAGGCTCCTAATCCAAGGATGGCTAAGCAACCTGAGGCTGCAAAGACACCGTCTTTGACAAGGTAACAATCTTCTTCAAGCCATCCTACTCCGAAAGGCTGCGCTCGGCTCATGCTTATTGCAGTACTCAGAAGCAACACCACAACCACAAAATTTGACCTGATTCATAGCCACATAGGTAAGAACAAACCTCAAAAGATATTCAATTTCTATCTTATTATCATGTggacaaaaacaaacaaaaaccgATTTTTGTGTAACCCAAAACATCCGAACCAAATCGTTTTAAGTTCATTGAAATTCCATATTTCATaaatctctctatatatatatatatatatgtaagaacATATAACCTTATTACATCAGTATATTATTCGAAATCATGATTTCTAACTAAACCTTAACGGAACGCTAGATACAACTAAATTCAATTTGTATCAAAACAAACCGACGTACAAAATGGTTTATTTGATCTTCAGTGTATAAGATCTTAAACCGGAAAAACAAACCGTAAATCAGATCATCAACACAtagtttaaactttaaagtcACCTCATTTGACAGTAGCCTTTTCAGTTACTTACGTTAGAAAAAGACAGTTTTGAGAGATATTTCTTACCAGGAGAGAATCAAAAGAACAGTGGGTAAAGTAAGATTATTAATCTTGCAACCATCTTCTCTTTTGATTCCTGTGCTGTGATTAAAGACAACTAAGTTTCCAACGATCTGAGCAATACAGAAGCAAAGAACAGCGACTATTCCGAGCCAAAAAGCATGGCTCCCCGGTATATAACAGTTCCTCTCTGTGTCCCATCGAATATCTTCTTTCTACAAAAATGGATATTTCAAAAAACTTGGGTTGATCGTTTTGGATTAAAGAACACTCAAAAGAAGATTTTTAATTGAAGTCAGCTTGCGTATTACCTTTGTTCTCTTGAACTCGGCTACAAAACATGTGATGAAGGAAACGAGACCAAGAAAGAAAACGACCGAGTAGTGAACATGGTTGGGCATAGTTTCTAATGATTTTTGTACCTTGTAAGATTTGTGGACGCACGTATATATGTATTACTCTGCAGCATAATGTTTAATCTTCTAGATCTTTGTCAACTACGTAAGAGTGGGAAAAGGGCAAGAAGCT contains these protein-coding regions:
- the LOC108839647 gene encoding protein MODIFYING WALL LIGNIN-2: MPNHVHYSVVFFLGLVSFITCFVAEFKRTKKEDIRWDTERNCYIPGSHAFWLGIVAVLCFCIAQIVGNLVVFNHSTGIKREDGCKINNLTLPTVLLILSWSNFVVVVLLLSTAISMSRAQPFGVGWLEEDCYLVKDGVFAASGCLAILGLGALTISATKNKVKKRQQQLVAVVIKDQDQKLTKSEEKKQNHDDHQTNKSETVIYFVEEAPSTADRI